In one window of Romboutsia hominis DNA:
- the adhE gene encoding bifunctional acetaldehyde-CoA/alcohol dehydrogenase, translating into MTKDLKKVKNVKEKQEITVESMINDLVTKGNKAKEEMLKLDQEAVDKIVKAMAKAGLDKHIELAQMAVEETERGIFEDKVTKNIFATEYVYNSIKYTKTVGVVEENDEENYMMVAEPIGVIAGVTPVTNPTSTTMFKSLIAIKGRNPIIFSFHPSAQKCSAEAARILRDAAIEAGAPENCIQWIEEPSLEASSALMKNNKVALILATGGPGMVKAAYSSGKPALGVGAGNVPCFIEKSADIKQAVNDLILSKTFDNGMICASEQAVIIEEPIYNEVVDIMKGYNCYFVNKKERELLEKTVINPETKTLNPNIVGQSPYKIAQMAGFEVPKDAKMLVAEIEGVGMDYPLSKEKLSPVLACLKVKNAEEGIQRCVEMTEFGGLGHSAVIHSENDDIILKFSEKVRTGRLLVNAPSTFGAIGDVYNVNTPSLTLGCGSMGNNSTTDNVSAVNLINLKKVTKRRVNMQWFKVPERIYHEVGSIQYLEKLPQVERVMIVTDRMMVQLGYVEKLQYHLRKRRNPVMIEVFADVEPDPSVDTVLNGADAMRKFKPDTIIALGGGSAMDAAKGMWLFYENPEADFEDLRLKFMDIRKRIYKFPKLGRQAKMVAIPTTSGTGSEVTSFAVITDKVNNIKYPLADYELTPDVAIIDPTFVMSVPAAVTADTGLDVLTHAIEAYVSVMATDYTDALAMKAIQMVFEYLPKSYKGANTQEGKEAREKMHNASCMAGMAFANAFLGINHSLAHKLGSEFHIPHGRANAILLPYVIEYNASMPTKFAAFPRYKSFVADKKYAEIAKMLGLKANTTEEGVKSLVEAIRNLMRELNMPMTIRECGIEEKIYMGAIEKLALDAFDDQCTPANPRQPLVSELVEIYKTIYGDKKTK; encoded by the coding sequence ATGACTAAAGATTTAAAAAAAGTTAAAAATGTAAAAGAAAAGCAAGAAATAACTGTAGAAAGTATGATAAACGATTTAGTAACAAAAGGAAATAAGGCTAAAGAGGAAATGTTAAAATTAGACCAAGAAGCGGTAGACAAGATAGTAAAAGCTATGGCTAAGGCTGGTCTTGATAAGCATATAGAACTTGCACAAATGGCAGTAGAAGAAACTGAAAGAGGAATATTTGAAGATAAAGTAACTAAAAATATATTCGCTACAGAATATGTTTATAATAGTATAAAATATACAAAAACTGTTGGTGTAGTAGAAGAAAATGATGAAGAAAACTACATGATGGTTGCGGAACCAATAGGAGTTATAGCAGGTGTTACACCTGTTACTAATCCAACTTCAACAACAATGTTCAAATCATTAATAGCTATAAAAGGAAGAAATCCAATAATATTTAGCTTCCATCCATCAGCTCAAAAATGTTCAGCAGAAGCTGCTAGAATTTTAAGAGATGCAGCTATAGAAGCTGGAGCTCCAGAAAATTGTATACAATGGATAGAAGAACCATCATTAGAAGCATCAAGTGCTTTAATGAAAAATAACAAAGTAGCATTAATATTAGCTACTGGTGGACCTGGAATGGTTAAGGCAGCTTACTCTTCAGGTAAACCAGCCTTAGGGGTTGGGGCAGGAAACGTACCTTGTTTTATAGAAAAATCAGCAGATATAAAACAAGCCGTTAACGATTTAATATTATCAAAAACATTTGACAATGGAATGATATGTGCTTCAGAGCAAGCAGTTATAATAGAAGAGCCAATATACAATGAAGTAGTAGATATAATGAAGGGATACAATTGCTACTTTGTAAACAAAAAAGAAAGAGAATTATTAGAAAAAACAGTTATAAATCCAGAAACTAAAACATTAAATCCTAATATAGTTGGGCAAAGTCCTTATAAGATAGCTCAAATGGCAGGATTTGAAGTACCTAAAGATGCTAAAATGTTAGTAGCTGAAATAGAAGGTGTAGGTATGGATTACCCATTATCAAAAGAAAAGTTAAGTCCTGTACTTGCTTGCTTAAAAGTTAAAAATGCTGAAGAAGGAATACAAAGATGTGTAGAAATGACTGAATTTGGTGGATTAGGTCACTCAGCGGTTATACATTCAGAAAATGATGACATAATACTAAAATTTAGCGAGAAAGTAAGAACAGGAAGATTATTAGTAAATGCGCCATCTACTTTCGGAGCAATAGGAGATGTATATAACGTGAATACACCATCATTAACACTAGGATGTGGATCTATGGGTAATAACTCAACTACAGATAATGTATCAGCGGTAAATTTAATAAACCTTAAGAAAGTTACTAAGAGAAGAGTAAATATGCAATGGTTTAAAGTACCTGAAAGAATATATCATGAAGTTGGATCTATACAATACTTAGAAAAACTACCACAAGTTGAGAGAGTAATGATAGTTACTGATAGAATGATGGTTCAATTAGGATATGTTGAAAAATTACAATATCATTTAAGAAAAAGAAGAAACCCAGTTATGATAGAAGTATTTGCTGATGTAGAGCCAGATCCATCTGTTGATACAGTGTTAAATGGTGCTGATGCTATGAGAAAGTTCAAGCCAGATACTATAATAGCTTTAGGTGGAGGATCTGCAATGGATGCTGCTAAAGGTATGTGGTTATTCTACGAAAATCCAGAAGCAGACTTTGAAGATTTAAGACTTAAGTTTATGGATATAAGAAAGAGAATATATAAATTCCCTAAATTAGGAAGACAAGCTAAGATGGTGGCTATACCAACTACTTCAGGAACTGGTTCAGAAGTTACTTCTTTCGCAGTTATAACTGATAAAGTTAATAATATTAAATATCCTTTAGCTGACTATGAGTTAACTCCAGATGTAGCTATAATAGATCCTACATTTGTAATGTCTGTGCCAGCAGCTGTTACTGCAGATACAGGATTAGACGTATTAACTCATGCTATAGAAGCTTATGTTTCTGTAATGGCAACTGATTATACAGATGCTTTAGCTATGAAAGCTATACAAATGGTATTTGAATATCTACCAAAATCATATAAAGGAGCAAATACTCAAGAAGGTAAAGAAGCTAGAGAAAAAATGCACAATGCATCTTGTATGGCAGGGATGGCATTTGCCAATGCATTCTTAGGAATTAACCATTCATTAGCTCATAAGTTAGGATCAGAATTCCATATACCTCATGGTAGAGCAAATGCTATATTATTACCATACGTAATAGAGTACAATGCATCTATGCCAACTAAGTTTGCTGCATTCCCAAGATACAAATCTTTTGTAGCAGATAAGAAATATGCTGAGATAGCTAAGATGTTAGGATTAAAAGCTAACACT
- a CDS encoding manganese-dependent inorganic pyrophosphatase: MTLLVFGHKNPDTDSICSSISLAYLKNQLGEEATAYALGEVRKEAQYALNHFNVEAPQILNIDDLTNKNVVLVDHNEYAQSADGIENANIVEIIDHHKIGGITTDVPISFRVMPVGCTCTIIYNMFKENNVEVPKHIAGLLLSAILSDTLLFKSPTTTEKDKLACEELSKIADVDMESYAMDMFKAGTSLDEYSIEEIVNMDFKEFDMSGKRVGIGQVFTLDIDSIFDKKDEFLSYINSTDYDMLVLAITDIIKEGSYLIYKAEDKVISEAFNVEAHQGVFAEGVVSRKKQLVPNLTSAIKNNL, encoded by the coding sequence ATGACATTATTAGTTTTCGGGCATAAAAATCCAGATACAGATTCTATATGCTCTTCAATTTCGTTAGCTTACCTAAAAAATCAATTAGGTGAAGAAGCTACTGCTTATGCTTTAGGGGAGGTAAGAAAAGAAGCTCAATACGCTTTAAATCACTTCAATGTTGAAGCTCCTCAAATATTAAATATAGATGATTTAACTAATAAAAATGTAGTTTTAGTTGATCACAATGAATACGCTCAAAGTGCAGATGGCATAGAAAATGCTAATATAGTAGAAATAATTGACCACCATAAAATAGGTGGTATAACTACAGATGTACCTATATCATTTAGAGTAATGCCTGTTGGATGTACTTGTACTATAATTTACAACATGTTTAAAGAAAATAATGTTGAGGTTCCAAAACATATAGCTGGACTTTTATTATCTGCTATATTATCAGATACATTATTATTTAAATCTCCAACTACTACAGAAAAAGATAAGTTAGCTTGTGAGGAATTAAGTAAAATAGCTGATGTTGATATGGAAAGCTATGCTATGGATATGTTTAAAGCTGGTACTTCACTAGATGAATACAGCATAGAAGAAATAGTTAATATGGACTTTAAAGAATTTGATATGAGTGGAAAAAGAGTTGGTATAGGTCAAGTATTCACTTTAGATATAGATTCTATATTTGATAAAAAAGATGAATTTTTATCTTATATAAACTCTACTGATTACGATATGTTAGTTCTTGCTATAACTGACATAATAAAAGAAGGTTCTTACCTAATATACAAAGCTGAAGATAAAGTAATATCTGAAGCATTTAATGTTGAAGCTCATCAAGGAGTATTTGCTGAGGGTGTAGTTTCTAGAAAGAAACAATTAGTTCCAAATTTAACTTCTGCTATTAAGAATAATTTATAA
- a CDS encoding peptidylprolyl isomerase, which yields METKNPIVTIEMENGKKIVAELYPNIAPNTVKNFVTLVNQGFYNGVGFHRVIEGFMIQGGCPNGNGMGGPGYSIKGEFRGNGFTNNLKHEAGVLSMARTMAPNSAGSQFFIMHKNSPHLDGQYAAFGRVIEGMDVVNEIATTATDRADKPKTPQIMKSVTVETFGKDYSDVEKC from the coding sequence ATGGAAACTAAAAACCCAATAGTAACTATAGAAATGGAAAATGGAAAGAAAATAGTAGCTGAATTATATCCCAATATAGCTCCTAACACAGTTAAAAACTTTGTAACACTAGTAAACCAAGGATTCTACAACGGAGTAGGGTTCCACAGAGTAATAGAAGGATTTATGATACAAGGTGGATGCCCTAATGGAAATGGAATGGGTGGACCAGGATATTCTATAAAGGGAGAATTCAGAGGAAATGGATTCACTAATAACTTAAAGCATGAAGCTGGAGTATTATCTATGGCTAGAACTATGGCTCCAAACTCAGCTGGATCACAATTTTTCATAATGCATAAAAATTCTCCACATTTAGATGGACAATATGCTGCATTTGGTAGAGTAATAGAAGGAATGGACGTTGTTAATGAAATAGCTACAACTGCGACAGATAGAGCTGACAAGCCTAAGACTCCTCAAATTATGAAGTCTGTAACAGTGGAGACATTTGGAAAAGATTATTCAGATGTTGAAAAATGCTAG